One Pseudoalteromonas rubra genomic window, GTTTGCCATGATGTCTTCGCGACTGCCCTCTGCAACCACATAACCACCGTGCACACCAGCACCAGGGCCGATATCGATAATGTGGTCGGCAGCACGAATGGCATCTTCATCATGTTCAACCACAATGACGGTATTACCCAGATCACGCAGGTGGGTGAGGGTGCTCAGCAATCGATCATTGTCTCTTTGGTGCAGTCCGATCGACGGCTCGTCAAGTACGTACATGACGCCCACTAGGCCCGCACCTATCTGACTTGCCAGTCGGATCCTTTGGGCTTCGCCACCGGAGAGCGTATCGGCACTGCGTTCCAGTGATAGATAGTTCAGGCCGACATTGATCAAAAAGGACAGACGATCACGGATCTCTTTGAGTACCTTTTCTGCGATCTTGGCCTTTTGGCCGCTGAGGGTCAGTGCATCAAAAAAGTCACAGGCTTCACCAATACTCATGGTCGTGACCGTCGGCAAATTGGTAGCACCAATGAAGACGTGGCGAGCCTCTTCTCTTAATCGGGAACCATTGCACTTAGGACAGGCTTGACTGGTTTGGTACTTAGCCAGCTCTTCGCGGACCGAGGCCGATTCCGTTTCCCGGTAACGGCGGTTCATATTGTTTAATACGCCTTCAAACTCATGGTTACGCGTGATTAAATCCCCGCGGTCATTGCGGTAGTTGAAGGCTATCTTGGTGCGTCCCGAACCTTCGAGCACCACCTTTTGGGCATCGCCAGGTAAGTCCTGAAACGGCGTTTCGAGATCAAAGTTATAGTGTTCAGCGACTGAGCTGAGCATCTGATAATAGTAAAAGCTGCGTTTATCCCAGCCTTTAATGGCGCCACCGGACAGACTTAGCTCGGGGTTTTGGACTACCCGGCTGGGGTCAAAGAACTGTCTGACCCCCAGTCCGTCACAGCTTTGACAGGCACCCGCAGGGTTATTGAAAGAGAACAAGCGAGGCTCCAGCTCGGTCATGGCATAGCCACACGTCGGGCAGGCAAAGTTAGCGGAAAACACCAGTTCTTCATCCAGGCTGTCGTCCATGGCAGCCACCACAGCAATGCCATCCGCCAGCTCCAGCGCCGTTTCAAAGGATTCGGCCAGCCTTTGCTCCAATCCCTCTTTGACCTTGAAGCGGTCAACGACCACCTCGATGGTATGCTTTTTGTGTAGTTCCAAGGTCGGCGGATCGGATAAGTCGCATACTTCACCATCAATGCGGGCACGAATAAAGCCCTGGCTGGCGAGTTGTTCAAGGAGTTTAACATGCTCCCCTTTACGATTTTTGACCACCGGGGCAAGCAGCATTAATTTGCTGCCTTCAGGGTGACCCAGTACGGTATCTACCATTTGACTGATGGTCTGCGCTTTCAGTGGCAAATCATGAGTTGGGCAGCGAGGTTCACCAACACGTGCGAACAACAAGCGCAGGTAATCGTAGATTTCGGTGATGGTACCTACTGTTGAACGAGGATTGTGAGAAGTAGACTTCTGCTCAATAGAAATGGCCGGCGAAAGTCCTTCGATGTGATCGACATCGGGTTTTTCCATGAGTGACAAGAACTGTCTGGCGTAAGCCGACAGGGATTCGACATAACGGCGTTGCCCTTCAGCATACAGGGTATCGAATGCCAATGATGATTTACCAGACCCCGATAGGCCTGTGATCACGATGAGCTTGTCGCGCGGTATTGTAAGAGAGATGTCTTTGAGGTTGTGCGTGCGTGCACCTCTAACTTCTATTTTATCCATGGTGGCCTTATTTGCTGTACAAACTTACAGTGTTTTTCTCAGAGTCCAAGAGTACCCTATCCAGCCTGTAAAATTAAGCTATCTTGGCTAAACTTACGATAAACCTTGAAACTGGGGATCACATTTGTACTGGTTCGCTCTAATCTGGGCGCTGTTTACGCCGTTCGTGGCCGGGTGTGAGCTGATTGTCCGGTTTGAAAATTACGCAGCACAATCGCGTTTAGACACCAAGTTGAAGTGGCATGGTCTGGATGTGGATTTTGCCATGGCACTGCTTGATGAGGCTGGCTGCGATTATCAGTTCATTAATGTGCCCTGGGGTCGGGCGTTGAAAATGCTGGCTGAAGGTGAGCTTGATATGATGCTCAGTGTCACTCGTACACCCGAGCGGGAGCAGTTTGCCTATTTTATTGGCCCGCAAAGAATGGAAACCATTGTGTTTGCAATGAATTATTTACGCCCTTACCCAGTGCAAACACTGTCCGATCTGTTTAAGCTCCCGGTGCCCGTTGCCATTCAGAAGGGAGCATTTTATGGTCATGTATTTAACGAGTTACTGTTGCGAGAACAGACAAAAGACGAGTCGCAACGCTTTATTTATGTGGCCGATAATCAACGCAAACTCAGCTTACTTAAACATGGCAGGATCGCGGGCTTTCTGGAAGAAAAATTCAACGTCCTGTATCAGTCGCAACATAACCCCGACTTTGCACACATCACGATGAGTTCGCTGGTGGTTAACCGAGAGCCCGTCTATTACGCGCTGAGCAGGCAGTCGGTCTCGGTTCAGGACTTACGGCAGCTGGCAAGTGCATTTGAACGACTACAACACTCAGGTCGGCTAGCGCGGATCCTGGCAAAGTATGGATTAGACTAAACGCCGGCTTTTCTCACTAAAATCTGATCTGGTCGTCAACACTTGGTCACTTTTTTGCTAGACTAGCGCCTGTTTTTGTCTTAGCCAAATAAGTGTCATGTCGAAACAATCACTTAACTCTCTTGAAAAACGTGCAGCCATTTCATTGGCAAGTGTCTTTGCCTTTCGGATGCTGGGGCTGTTTATGTTGATGCCTGTGCTGGCAATCTACGGTCAGTCGCTCACCGATGTGTCGCCACTGTGGATTGGCCTGGCAATTGGAGCTTACGGGCTGACACAGGCGCTGCTGCAAATACCTATGGGCTGGCTGTCTGATAAATTTGGCCGTAAACCTATTATTGTTGCCGGCTTAATCATGTTTGCCATCGGATCTGTGATTGCGGCGCTGGCTGAGTCAATTTATTGGGTAACCGCAGGCCGAGCCCTGCAAGGGATGGGTGCCATTGCAAGTGCTTTACTGGCCCTGGCTTCTGATCTGAGTCGCGATGAGCAAAGGCCAAAAGTCATGGCTGTGATTGGCATGTGTATCGGCATGAGCTTTGCTGTGGCAATGCTTTTAGGCCCAATGGTTGCCGCGGCGTTTGGCATTGCGGGGATCTTCTGGCTGACCGCCGCGTTGGCATTGCTGGGGATTGGGATCGTTTTGTTTATAGTGCCTGGCGCTGTAAATCGCGCACCAAAAGGAGATACCGTCGCCAGCATGGCGGATATTCGTAAACTGGTGCGCCATCCGCAGCTGGTCAGACTGGACCTTGGGGTGTTGCTGCTACACTTAACATTGACCACCTTGTTTGTTGCGCTTCCGGGCCAGCTTATTGCCGACGGCTTAGCCGCGCAAGATCACTGGCAATTGTATATTCCGGTTTTATTACTCGCGTTTGTTTTGATGGCCCCGCTGATGATAGTGGCTATCCGCAAACAAAAAGAGAAGCAGGTATTTTTAGCGTCGATTGTGCTGCTGGTGGTGAGCACACTGGCGCTGATCCCGGCGGCAAATTCGTTGATCGGCATTGCAGTAGCAATGACAGTGTATTTTATTGCTTTTAACTTTCTGGAGGCAACGATGCCTGCGTTGGTATCGCGCATTGCACCTGCCACTCAAAAAGGCTCGGCGATGGGGGTCTTTTCCTCCTCGCAGTTTTTTGGTGCATTTGCGGGTGGTGTGATGGGCGGCTACCTGGCCCAGCATTTTAATCCTCAAACTGTGTTTGCTGCGGCTGCGGCAATTGGGGTAATATGGCTATTTATTGCGTGGCGTATGCAAATCCCGGTGCGAAGTAAAACACTCAGTTTTGTTACTGAGGTTGATGAGCCTGAAAAAGCCGATGCTTTGGCGGATCAGCTGGTCGCATTACCCGGGGTCATCGAAGCGACCGTTGTCAGTGAAGAAAATCGTACCTACTTGAAAGTAAACGATAAAGAATTTGATTTAAACCAAGCAAAGCAAGCCCTGGGCTTGCGCTAGCTTGCAATAGTGTGAGGAGAGGGTGCCATGGCACGCGGTGTAAACAAAGTTATTTTGGTTGGTAATTTAGGCCAAGATCCTGAAGTACGTTATATGCCTAACGGAAACGGCGTAGCGAACATCAGTATTGCAACGACCGACAGTTGGAAAGACAAAAACACAGGTCAGATGCAAGAGCGCACTGAATGGCATCGTGTTGTGCTATTCGGTAAGCTGGCAGAGGTAGCAGGTGAGTACCTGCGTAAAGGCTCACAAGTCTATATTGAAGGTCGCTTACAGACGCGTAAGTGGACAGATCAAGGTGGTCAGGAACGTTACACCACAGAGATCGTTGTTGATATGGGTGGTCAGATGCAAATGTTGGGCGGCCGCGGTGAACAAAGTGGCGGCCAGTACCAGGGTGGTCAACAGGGCGGCCAAAACTATGGCCAGTCCAACTATGGCAATAATGCGAATCAGGGCGGTCAGTCTCAGTACGGACAACAGCAACAAGGTGGATTCGCGCCTCAGCAGTCTCAACAGCCTCAGCATAATCAACAGCAAAGCGGTGGGTTTGGCGGTGGTCAGTCAATGGGACAGCAACCGCAGCATAATGCGCCTGCTCAAGGTGGGTTTGCCCCTCAGCAAGGTAATGCAGGTGGCAGTGCCAGCAGCAATGCAAGTGGTAGCGCTAGTAACCCAATGGAACCGCCCATTGACTTTGATGACGATATTCCTTTCTGATCAAAGACTGAAATATCGTGTTGAAAAACAAATAAAAAAAGCCGCTAGTCAGCGGCTTTTTTTGGTTTATTGAAAAATCAATGAACCGTTATCTGTGACGCTAATCGATAAAGGCAGGCACAATCTGTTCAGCGACAATTTGTTGTGTGGCATGGTCCACGTGATGCGCCGTTATGGCAATAATTAGGTCTAATTCTTCTATTAAAATGATGTATATGCCTCCTCCGCCTTGTGCTGAGACACTCGAATATTTCTTATCCTTGTACTGAAGATCTGAACTCCACCAATAATAGCCATAACCCTGATTAGAGACATCTTTGCCATCTCCGAAAATCTCATCATCTCCCGTGGTGAAAAGTTTACTGGTGGATCTGGTCATAAAATCACGGTTGATTATTTGCTTGCCTTGCCATTTGCCCTTATTTGCTGCAAGTATGCCCATTTTAATCATGTCTCTGGATGTTAAACTTGACCGCCATATCGATTCGGGCAAGCCACTCGGTGCAGTTTTCCAGGCAAAATTCGTGATGTTTAATTGCCCCAATAATTCTGTCTTAATGAATGTTTCAATATTGCCGGGGACTACAGCCGCAAGTACCTGCATAATAAGCTGAGGACCAATATCGTAGTAAAAGCCTTTTGACTCAGGTGTTATGGGGGCGCTGTGTTCGAAAAGAAATTGAATTTCCTTTTGAGCTGTGACTAATTCAGGGCGTTCGAGCAAAGACTTACGGATTGCATCGCTGATCCTAAGACCTGTTGTCATGGTTAAAGCCTGGTGTAATGTAATATGGCTTGCACCATCAACAAATTTTTTGGTGTCCAGTTTGTTCAGGAAACCTGCCACGGGTTTGTCTAAATCATCCATGCTGAGGTAACCCAGTTGAATGGCACGGCCAAGCAACATGCCTGTGTAAGCTTTAGTAACGGATGATTGGGGGTGAGATAAATCTACGCGCCCCCTGAGGTAATATGACTCAAATACTAGCTTGCCTTTGTGGTGAATTAAGAGGCTGTCATAATTTCCATGCTGTCCTTTGGCAAGCTCATCAGCCAGTGCAAGAATAGTGGCTTTTTTACCGCCATCAATGCCCAGCTCACCAACGGCTAAGCCATCGTTTCTTGGGGCAGGCTTAACATCAATGAACGCTTGTGGCAGTACCGAGATGTCCCAAAATTCACGATTTATTTCAGGTTGTCTCCAGTGTTGTATGATTGCTTCCTTAGCGCTGGCTGTGGGTGCCGTTTTATGTATTGGCTTTAACTGTACTTCATTACTGATGCTTGCAAAGCTACAGACAATCAAAGGCAGTAGCAGAGTGTATTTCATGCGAGCCATAATTTCTCACTATAGTTCTATTTTATTGACGAAATTCAAGATGTTCTGCTTGTAACTGCTTTAATTTGCGATGGATCATATAGCTTACTGGGGGCAGCAGATATAAAAGGCAAAGCACACCCGTTGCAACAATGGGGCCTATTTGGTTTGCTTCTAAGTGATGATTTGCGATATGCATGATGCTCCATATGTAAGGAGTGAAAGCAAGTGAATAACCACATACAGCGAGTTTTATGATGGAAGCGTGTTGTTTTTTATATAAGTAGAGGAGCATTGCGATACTGAAGAATGAGATGAGGAAAGACTCGAAATGTATAAACATCCCCCATTCAGCCAGTAGTAAAATGTCCCAAAAATTATGCCAAAAGTGTGCACTAAATAGTGCCGTATGAATTTTCCCTTGTAACAGTTCATCCCAAAACGTGTCAGAAATAGAGGCGGGGTCGCTCAATATGGACAGCAAAACAATTAAACCTGCAGCCATAATGAACATGATAAGTGGTAAGTAAAAATTCAATCGCCCCAACAGTTCAACAGAAGCCAATTTCTTCTGTAGATAAATCATGCTTGTTTCAAGAGTCTGTTGCCAGTACCACAGATTTGCGCGCTTAATATTCTGCTTTGCCAATATATTAAACTCTTCTTCGAGGTCGCCAAGAACGCTTTCTAGTAGCTGATTAGGGAGCAACACAGAGAGGACTTTATTTGCCAATGCTGGCGGTTTGATATCAGGTTCTTTGTCAGAGTAGAGGCTCATAGCTCCCCCTCCTGGCATAAAGCATGTCGAACAGAGAGTCCTTGCCATAAAGTGTCCATGGCCTGTCTGGCACGTTTAAGTGCACTGTGGCCTTGTGCTGTCACTTTGAAATAGCGTTTTGCTCGTCCTCCTCGCTGCGCTGTGGCTTCACCCAGCCGTGATTCCACCATTCCTTTACGCTCTAATCGCTCCAATGTTGAATAAAGTGCGCCAATGGCGACATTGCGATTCACTTGTTCTGCCAATAGTTGTCTAATCGCTGCACCATACGCTTCATCGTCAAGCTGCAGTAATGCAAGCATCGTCATTTGTTCGAATTCACCTAAGAATTTATCTTTTTCAGACATAACAGGAAGTCTTTAAAATTTATTTTCCTTATTTTTACTACAAAATAGTAATTTCCTGCAAGTCATTATTACTACAATGTAGTTTTATAGTGGAACTCACGGCTATTGATGCCGTAGCTGAGGTGTGTTTGGGGCAAAGAGATAGCACGGAGAGGGGGAGTGGGGGGGAGTCAAGTCAGCAGAAGTTGGGTCTTGAAGCGCAGGTTAGTGGATGAAGGCAATATCGCTATATAGTGGGGTCTGGCATTGTTTATTCGCTCGCCGAGGAATCTGCTCCAGACAACTTGAGTTTTAGCCTGTCTTGAACAAAACTTGATACAGGGTTTACTGGCTTGTGTAGCAGCATGCGTCGATTAATAAAAGCTGACAAAGAAGTCTTTACCGGGTGGGGTGTACGCTCGGTGATTGTGGTTGTCTGGCTACTAGTCAATGGCGCGTTATGGCAATTCACTCATGCACAGATAGTTCAGCAAGCGGGCCAGTTACAAAGCCACTTCGCGCAATTAGACGCGACCGTGAGTAGTGATCGGGTCAGTGAGTTTTCTACCCTGGTACATCATTATGGGTTTGCAGATGAAGGACAGACATCCAGTCTCTGGCTTTGGGTGACAGAAAGCGTTAAATTTCAGTTTGCTGATACAGAGCTACTACTTTCTCCCGCACCTATTATGCAAGACTGTTTACCAGTTGTCTTGTTTATGAACTGTTTGATGTTGGTCGCGGGATATTTACTCTCCAGGTGGATGGGCAGTCTCTCTCGCGCAGAACTGTCTGCCGCACAAGCTCGGGCTATTACCTCTGAATTATCCCCAGATGCCCAGACTAAAGCAGTAGAAGCGAGCCGTAAGGTGTCTGTTTTCGCAATGCTGAAGTGGCGTCAAACCTTGCCAGAAGAGCTGGATCCGCAAAGTCATTTTAGTGTGACGCTGGCCCGCTGTTTCTCAAAGTACGAGCGCTGTTCATGTAAGTATTTATCCTCTGGTGCGTTGGTGATGACATTAGCACCCGTTGATAAAGTAGATGTTGATGCACTGGCTAGGCGGATCCATGAAGTGGTGTACCAGGCCTTACTCACATTTCGCCCTGATCTGTCGCGCAGTGCAGTGAAATGTGGCGTGTGTTTTTATACCAAAGGTGCAGATCAGGCAATGGTATATCAGGTCGTTCGTTCTGCGCTGAGTATTGCGCAAAGTAACGTCTGGCAACATGTTCATGTTATGCCATTGAATCATACTTTGAGCACCAGTTTGCGTCGGGCGGAAAGTGAGATTATGGATGACATCAAAGCCGGGCGATTTATGTTGTTCTTTCAGCCGTTATTTGGCTTTGCGCAACAAGATGTGATCCAAAGCGAAGCATTACTACGGGTGCGCCACCGATCACTGGGGTTGATGTCTGCGGGGCAATTTATTCATAAAATTCATCGGGCAGAGCATCTGATGCTGCTGGATAAGACCATTTTACGTCATGCACTCAACGCGCTCGTAAAAGAACCCGCTGGCTTTTCTGTGAGTGTAAACCTGCATGTCCTTAACTGGAGCAATGTGGAGTTCATTGACTGGTTGCGTGAACAAGTGATGACCTCGGGTCGGACAAGTGACATTGCTTTTGAGCTGGCACTTCAGGATTTTTACCAGCATGAAGAGTATTGTTGTCAGGTACTGACGGGCGTGTCTGAAGCTGGGTGTCGGTTTGTTCTGGACCATGTCAATGCGCCATTAAAACTTGAAGCTCTGCGCCGGTTTGGTCAAGTGACGGCACTCAAACTGGCATTTGAGCTCATTCATGAAGTGCACCATTCTGCGAAGCGGCGCAGTGTTGTGCGTCAAATTGTTGCTCAGGCCAAAGAACTCGGCGTGCCGGTTTATGCGGTGGGTGTAGAAACCAGAGAAGAATTTGAGTGTATTACAAAGCTGGGTGTGGATGGCGCGCAGGGTTATTACTTTAGCGCGCCATTGTTACAGCTGGAGCAAAGCCTGTAATATCTGCCCTGTGAGTAAGGGACTAGATGAGTTTACGGTAGCGCAGGCCGTCTAAGCCTTGCAGCCCGCCGCTGTGGATAGCGATAACGTGGCTGCCACGTGGAAAATACCCATGCGCAATGAGTTGCCACAAGGCATACATTAGCTTGCCGGTGTAGATAGGTTCCAGCGGTAGTGCATGTTGCTTGCGCATACGCAGACAAAATTGCCACAGCGAGGCTGAAAATTTTCCGTAACCGCCGTCATGATAGTCATGTAAAATCTGCCAGTTGGTGTGCTGTGCCGCATGCGGGTTTAACCTCTGTACTTCATTATTAAGGTACTGGGCCCCTTTTAATACACTGATCCCAAGCAACTGACAGTCGCTACTTAGCCCGTCAAGCATTCCTGCCAATGTGCCGCCGCTTCCGACCGCGCAGCATACAAAATTACTTTCAGGCAGGCTCTGAGCCAGTTCCTGACAACCTTGCAGGGCATATTGATTACTGCCCCCTTCGGGAACGATAAAAGTGTCTGGAAATCGGTGTTGCAACTGTGCCAGATAATCGGGGTCATTGCGTAATCTATATTCCTGACGAGAAACTGCATGCAGCGTTATGTCACAGGCATTGGCAAAGCGGATAGTCGGGTTGTTCTGGTCCAGTTGTGGGCCTCGGATAATGGCACTTCCCTGGATCCCAAATTGTTTACAGGCCATGGCTGTCGCATAAAGATGGTTGGAAAAGGGACCGGCAAAAGTGAGCAAGGCTGACTTTTGTGCTTGCTTCATTGCTTTGAGGTTATATTTGAGCTTGCGCCACTTGTTTCCCTGGATTGTTGGATGGAGCAGATCATCGCGTTTGATGTGCAGTGAAACACCCGCAGCGTCGAGTTCTGGCGCGCGGATCTGTTGTATTGGCGATTCAGGAAAATCAAGCTTATCCATCTCAGGTTCAGTCTGTGTCGTTTCGTGTCGAATAGCCGCTATTATTTCATGAAAATCTTGGTAGAACACTGGTAAGGAAGTGGCTAATAGTTGTAAACTCAGATATTAATTGTGCTAGGCTTGTGTTTTGCTTCTTAAGTACATAGCATTAAGCGCTAAATTATAAAAAATAACAAAGACCAAACAACTGCCGCTGTTGGGAATGGAATTTATGCAAATTGCTCCTTTATCTCTTTTTGTCTCTGCGACCCTTTTATCTTTAAGTGTGTCGGCGCAAGATACTGCAACTGTGACTGCCATTGAATCTGAGCGCACTGAAAAGCAAGCAGAATTAGATAACTATACTCAGGTACTCGATAAGCATCTGAGTGAAGAAACGCGCTTACAAGCACAGCTCGACCTGTTGCGACAGCGTTCGGCGGAGCTGGATAAAGAAAAGAATCAGGCGCTTGATGCAATGAATGATATCTATCGACGTCTGATTGATGATCCCTCACTGGATATCTCAGCGGCACAAAGCAGATATCAGCAGGCAGTAGCAGAGCACAAACAGAATAAAGAAGACATAGTGATGCAGTTGGCGGCGATCGCATCACATCGTAAAGACATAGAGCAAATCCGCGTTACCAAGCATACGCTCGTGAACACCATTGCTGGTTTGAATGACCAGTTGAGTACCGCCCGGATTGAACGTTTACGTAACGAGTTTAGCCGCGAAGGCACACTTGAAGTAGATCACACCATCAACTGTAAACGTACCGAAACCTTAGCGGCGTGTGAACAACGTGGTCAGCAATTGGGTCTGCAAAAAGCAACCAAGCACTTTATCGACCAAATTTTTGCAAATCTGACTGAGCAGCGCGTGGTAGAGCCAAAGCGTCACCTGGCAGGCGCTCAGGTGCAGGTAGTGAGCAGCCACGTGGTAGGCAGTGCATTCAGTGGTCAGGGGAATTATAGTGTTAACCTGAGCGTGACGATGCGCGGAGACGTCAATAATAGCCGTCTGTGTAGTTTGCTCAATCTGGATAATCGCTACTGCAGCGAATACGGTTCGCCGTTGGCGCTGGGTTATCAGGCCAGCTATCCGACTACGTACAGCGATGAACAGCTGACATTTTCAAATGAATTGTCAAAAAGTACGCCTGTGGTCACTG contains:
- the uvrA gene encoding excinuclease ABC subunit UvrA, which codes for MDKIEVRGARTHNLKDISLTIPRDKLIVITGLSGSGKSSLAFDTLYAEGQRRYVESLSAYARQFLSLMEKPDVDHIEGLSPAISIEQKSTSHNPRSTVGTITEIYDYLRLLFARVGEPRCPTHDLPLKAQTISQMVDTVLGHPEGSKLMLLAPVVKNRKGEHVKLLEQLASQGFIRARIDGEVCDLSDPPTLELHKKHTIEVVVDRFKVKEGLEQRLAESFETALELADGIAVVAAMDDSLDEELVFSANFACPTCGYAMTELEPRLFSFNNPAGACQSCDGLGVRQFFDPSRVVQNPELSLSGGAIKGWDKRSFYYYQMLSSVAEHYNFDLETPFQDLPGDAQKVVLEGSGRTKIAFNYRNDRGDLITRNHEFEGVLNNMNRRYRETESASVREELAKYQTSQACPKCNGSRLREEARHVFIGATNLPTVTTMSIGEACDFFDALTLSGQKAKIAEKVLKEIRDRLSFLINVGLNYLSLERSADTLSGGEAQRIRLASQIGAGLVGVMYVLDEPSIGLHQRDNDRLLSTLTHLRDLGNTVIVVEHDEDAIRAADHIIDIGPGAGVHGGYVVAEGSREDIMANPKSLTGQYLSGQQAIAVPAERHQTGEQWLALNGASGNNLKNVNLRIPFGLMTCVTGVSGSGKSTLINDTLFKLAHRELNGATVAEPSPYQSIEGLEHFDKVIDIDQSPIGRTPRSNPATYTGIFTAIRELFAGTQEARSRGYKVGRFSFNVKGGRCEACQGDGVIKVEMHFLPDVYVPCDVCTGKRYNRETLEVLYKGKNIHEVLEMTVEDAREFFDKIPAIKRKLQTLMDVGLSYIRLGQAATTLSGGEAQRVKLARELSKRDTGKTLYILDEPTTGLHFHDIQQLLVVLHRLRDHGNTVVVIEHNLDVIKTADWIVDLGPEGGAGGGQILVAGTPEKVADCAASHTGRYLKPML
- a CDS encoding substrate-binding periplasmic protein, coding for MYWFALIWALFTPFVAGCELIVRFENYAAQSRLDTKLKWHGLDVDFAMALLDEAGCDYQFINVPWGRALKMLAEGELDMMLSVTRTPEREQFAYFIGPQRMETIVFAMNYLRPYPVQTLSDLFKLPVPVAIQKGAFYGHVFNELLLREQTKDESQRFIYVADNQRKLSLLKHGRIAGFLEEKFNVLYQSQHNPDFAHITMSSLVVNREPVYYALSRQSVSVQDLRQLASAFERLQHSGRLARILAKYGLD
- a CDS encoding MFS transporter yields the protein MSKQSLNSLEKRAAISLASVFAFRMLGLFMLMPVLAIYGQSLTDVSPLWIGLAIGAYGLTQALLQIPMGWLSDKFGRKPIIVAGLIMFAIGSVIAALAESIYWVTAGRALQGMGAIASALLALASDLSRDEQRPKVMAVIGMCIGMSFAVAMLLGPMVAAAFGIAGIFWLTAALALLGIGIVLFIVPGAVNRAPKGDTVASMADIRKLVRHPQLVRLDLGVLLLHLTLTTLFVALPGQLIADGLAAQDHWQLYIPVLLLAFVLMAPLMIVAIRKQKEKQVFLASIVLLVVSTLALIPAANSLIGIAVAMTVYFIAFNFLEATMPALVSRIAPATQKGSAMGVFSSSQFFGAFAGGVMGGYLAQHFNPQTVFAAAAAIGVIWLFIAWRMQIPVRSKTLSFVTEVDEPEKADALADQLVALPGVIEATVVSEENRTYLKVNDKEFDLNQAKQALGLR
- the ssb gene encoding single-stranded DNA-binding protein translates to MARGVNKVILVGNLGQDPEVRYMPNGNGVANISIATTDSWKDKNTGQMQERTEWHRVVLFGKLAEVAGEYLRKGSQVYIEGRLQTRKWTDQGGQERYTTEIVVDMGGQMQMLGGRGEQSGGQYQGGQQGGQNYGQSNYGNNANQGGQSQYGQQQQGGFAPQQSQQPQHNQQQSGGFGGGQSMGQQPQHNAPAQGGFAPQQGNAGGSASSNASGSASNPMEPPIDFDDDIPF
- a CDS encoding serine hydrolase domain-containing protein, translated to MARMKYTLLLPLIVCSFASISNEVQLKPIHKTAPTASAKEAIIQHWRQPEINREFWDISVLPQAFIDVKPAPRNDGLAVGELGIDGGKKATILALADELAKGQHGNYDSLLIHHKGKLVFESYYLRGRVDLSHPQSSVTKAYTGMLLGRAIQLGYLSMDDLDKPVAGFLNKLDTKKFVDGASHITLHQALTMTTGLRISDAIRKSLLERPELVTAQKEIQFLFEHSAPITPESKGFYYDIGPQLIMQVLAAVVPGNIETFIKTELLGQLNITNFAWKTAPSGLPESIWRSSLTSRDMIKMGILAANKGKWQGKQIINRDFMTRSTSKLFTTGDDEIFGDGKDVSNQGYGYYWWSSDLQYKDKKYSSVSAQGGGGIYIILIEELDLIIAITAHHVDHATQQIVAEQIVPAFID
- a CDS encoding PadR family transcriptional regulator, translating into MSEKDKFLGEFEQMTMLALLQLDDEAYGAAIRQLLAEQVNRNVAIGALYSTLERLERKGMVESRLGEATAQRGGRAKRYFKVTAQGHSALKRARQAMDTLWQGLSVRHALCQEGEL
- a CDS encoding EAL domain-containing protein; protein product: MRRLIKADKEVFTGWGVRSVIVVVWLLVNGALWQFTHAQIVQQAGQLQSHFAQLDATVSSDRVSEFSTLVHHYGFADEGQTSSLWLWVTESVKFQFADTELLLSPAPIMQDCLPVVLFMNCLMLVAGYLLSRWMGSLSRAELSAAQARAITSELSPDAQTKAVEASRKVSVFAMLKWRQTLPEELDPQSHFSVTLARCFSKYERCSCKYLSSGALVMTLAPVDKVDVDALARRIHEVVYQALLTFRPDLSRSAVKCGVCFYTKGADQAMVYQVVRSALSIAQSNVWQHVHVMPLNHTLSTSLRRAESEIMDDIKAGRFMLFFQPLFGFAQQDVIQSEALLRVRHRSLGLMSAGQFIHKIHRAEHLMLLDKTILRHALNALVKEPAGFSVSVNLHVLNWSNVEFIDWLREQVMTSGRTSDIAFELALQDFYQHEEYCCQVLTGVSEAGCRFVLDHVNAPLKLEALRRFGQVTALKLAFELIHEVHHSAKRRSVVRQIVAQAKELGVPVYAVGVETREEFECITKLGVDGAQGYYFSAPLLQLEQSL
- a CDS encoding 1-aminocyclopropane-1-carboxylate deaminase/D-cysteine desulfhydrase, whose amino-acid sequence is MDKLDFPESPIQQIRAPELDAAGVSLHIKRDDLLHPTIQGNKWRKLKYNLKAMKQAQKSALLTFAGPFSNHLYATAMACKQFGIQGSAIIRGPQLDQNNPTIRFANACDITLHAVSRQEYRLRNDPDYLAQLQHRFPDTFIVPEGGSNQYALQGCQELAQSLPESNFVCCAVGSGGTLAGMLDGLSSDCQLLGISVLKGAQYLNNEVQRLNPHAAQHTNWQILHDYHDGGYGKFSASLWQFCLRMRKQHALPLEPIYTGKLMYALWQLIAHGYFPRGSHVIAIHSGGLQGLDGLRYRKLI